DNA from Pseudomonadota bacterium:
CTGCGCGGCCTGCGCGTGGCTGCTCGAATCGCGCCTCGCCCATGCGCCGGGCGTCGATCGCTTCGAAGTGCACTTCGCCTCGCGCCGCGCCAGCGTGCGATGGCGCGTTGCCGATACCGGCCTGTCACGCATTCTCGACGCGGTGGCCAGCCTCGGTTACGACGCGCGGCCGTTCACACCGGATGCGCGGCGCGCGCAAATCGAGGCCGAGACCGGCAGCCTGTTGCGCGCGCTCGGCGTCGCGGCGCTGTTCGGCATGCAGGTCATGATGATCGCGTTTGCCTTCTATACCGGTGGCATCGAACCCGACATGCAGCGCTTCCTGCGCTGGACCAGCCTGGTCATGAGCGTGCCGGTGGTCGGCTACTGCGCGCTGCCGTTTTATCGCACCGCGTGGGCAGCGGTGCGCGCCGGCGGCCTGGTGATGGAGGTGCCGGTGGCGCTCGCCATCCTGCTGGCCTTCGCCGGCAGCGTGTGGAACACGGTGCTGGACCAGGACGCCGTGTATTTCGATTCGGTGTCGATGTTCGTCAGCCTGCTGCTCGCCAGTCGCTATCTCGAGATGCGCGCGCGCGCCGTCGCCAGCGGCCGGCTCGAGGCGTTCACGGCGCTGGTGCCCGACGGCGCCTGCCGCATCCGGCGTGATGCCGACGGCGAGCATTTCGAAACCGTGCCGGCCATGCGACTTGCGCCGGGCGAGACCGTGCTGGTGCGCGCCGGCGAGACCATTCCGGCCGACGGCGTGGTGAGCGCGGGCGACAGCGCGGTGGACGAATCGATCCTGACCGGCGAGGCCCTGCCCCAGGTGCGCGGTCCGGGGTCACGCGTGCTGGGCGGCAGCGTGAATCTGGAATCGGTGCTGCGCGTGGAAGTGACGGCGGTGGCGGCGGAGTCCTTCGCCGGGCATCTCGCGCAACTGGTGCGCGCCGCCGCCGAGGCGCGGCCGGCCGGGGTGGAACTCAGTCAACGCGCGGCGCGCTGGTTCGTGGCGGCGGTGTTGTTGGTAAGCGTGGCGACCGCGGTGTTCTGGTGGCAGCACGATACCAGCCGCTGGTTCTCCATCACCCTCGCGGTCCTGGTGGTGTCCTGCCCGTGCGCGCTCGCAATCGCGGTGCCGGCGGCGCTCGCCGCCGCCCATGCCAGCCTGCTCGGCGAAGGCATCGCGGTGTTGGACGGGCGCGCGCTGGAGCGGCTGGCGGCCGTCAGCCATTGCCTGTTCGACAAGACCGGCACGCTGACGGTCGGCCAACTCGCTTTGCGCGATATCGAGTGTTACGGCGGCGTTGAGCGCGGTGATGCGTTGAAGCTCGCCTGCGCGCTGGCGCAAGGCTCCAATCACCCCATCGCCCGCGCCCTGCGCGCGGTGCCGGAGGCGGGCGGCGTGCAGGCCGTCACCCATCACGAGAGCGTGACCGGCGCCGGCATGGGCGGGCGGCTGGCCGGTGCGCACCTGGCCTTGGGCTCGGCCGCCTACATGGCTAGCCTCGGCGTGGCGCTGCCGTCACCTCACGCCGAACAGGAACAGCCGGGCAAGGAAGCGTGGTTGGCGCGCGATGGTCAGTGCCTCGCGCGCCTCGAATTCGACGACCGCCTGCGCGACGATGCGCAAGACCTGTTCACATGGTTGCGCGGTCATCACTACGCCACCGCCATCGTCAGCGGCGATCGCGCGCCGGTGGTGGAAGCCCTGGCGCGCGCTTGCGGCGTGAAGGACTTCCAGGCCGCACGCACACCCGCCGACAAGCAGGCCGAGGTGGCGCGCCTGCAAGGCCAGGGCGCGGTGGTGTTGATGGTCGGCGACGGCGTCAACGATGCGCCGGTGCTGGCCCAGGCCGACGTCTCGATCGCGATGGCCGACAGCGCCGCCTCGGCGCGTCAGCAGGCCAGCGTGCTGTTGCTGACGCCGCAGTTGTCATCGGTGTCGCGGGTGTTGGAAGTGGCGCGCCGCGCTCGCCGCATCATGCGCGAGAATCTTTGGTGGGCGGTGCTCTACAACGTCATCGCCCTGCCGCTGGCCGCGGCCGGCTGGCTGGCGCCGTGGGCGGCGGCGCTCGGCATGTCGGTCAGTTCGCTGGTGGTGGTATTGAATGCGTTGCGCCTGGTGCGGCGCTGAGGATACGGGGCCTTGGAAATCATCTACCTGCTGATCCCGGTGTCCGCGGTGCTGGTGATCGTGATTGTGGCGGGCTTCCTGTGGGCGGCGCGCTCTGGGCAGTTCGACGATCTGGAACGGCGCGGCCGCGACATCCTGCACGACGACGACGGGCCGAGTTCGACCCACGACAAGTAGATCCGCCGCGCTACGGCGATGCCGCGGGCGAGTGGTGGTGCATGTGCTGGCTGTGGTCCATGGGCGCCGCCGGATCCATGCCCGGCATGGGGCTTTCATGCGGCACGGGCGCGTCATGCCCCGAGTGGCCCGCATGGCCGGCATGCAGGCTCGGCAAAAGGCTGTCGATGAATGGCGTGACCAGACCCGCGCCTATCAACAGCAGCGCAGCGCAGAGGCGCAGCAGCCGTCCGCGAAACAGCGCGCCCGCGCGACTGCCCAACCAGAAACTCGCGAGCAGCGCCGGCAGGGTGCCGAGACCGAAAGCCACCATGATCGCGGATGCGCGCCACGGCGAGGCGCTGGCCAGCGCCAGCATCAAGGTCGAATACACCAGCGCGCACGGCAACCATCCCCACACCATGCCGAAAGCCAGCGCGCGTGGCGTGGAGTTGATCGGCATGAGGCCACGGCCCAACTTCTGCAGATGTCGCCATACACGCAGCCCCAAGCCCTCGAACAAGGCGCCGCGCGGCAACCAGCCGGCGAGCGCGAGGCCGTTCAGGACCAGGATCGCGCCCGCCGCGTAGCGCAGGGCGCGATAGCCAAGTTCGCGATCGAACAGCGTTAGGGCGCTGCCGCCGACGGCGCCGAGCAAGGCGCCGGCCAGCGCGTAACTCAGGATGCGGCCGCCGTTGTAAGCGAGCGCGTAGCGCAGCGGTGTCACGGCGCCGCGCGGCGCGGTGGCGACATTCAAGGCCGCGACGATGCCGCCGCACATGCCCACGCAATGCACCTGGCTGGCGAGACCGAGATTGAAAGCGACCATGAGGTCGAGCGCGGTGCCGGAATTCATGGCGCGCAGTGTGCGTGAAGGCGGGCGGGGTGAATGTTGACCGCGATCAACGTGGTTTCCTTGTGCGTCAATAAGCTGCAAGCTGTGCGCGTTTCAGCCAACGCGAAGGCCAGCATGACCCAGTCACTCGTTCACACCTTGGTCAAGGATTGCATGACATCGACGGTGATTGCCGTCAGCCCCTATGACACCCTGGCGCGTGCCTACGAGTTGCTGATGGCCAACCGCATTCGGCGCCTGCCGGTGCTGGAGGGCGAGCGCCTGGTCGGCATCATAACGCTGTCGGACCTGCTCGAAGTCAAGCAATCCGATCCGGCCCATCGCCACTCCCTGCAAGAGATTGCGCAGGAGCTCGCACGGCTGGTGGTGAGCACCGTGATGCGCGCCAAGCCGATCTGCATCTACGACAATGACACCGTCGGCCACGCCGCCGAACTCATGCTCGAAAACAAGATAGGCGGCCTGCCGGTCATTGACGCCAACGAGCGCCTGGTCGGCGTACTGACTGAATCCAATCTCTTTCAACTGCTGGCCCGGCAGTGGCGCGACGACAACCTGATCTTCTCCGGTGTCGTTCCGCGCGGCTGAGCCAGACCTGCGACATTACCCGGGAAGCAAGCCATGACCGACTTCAGTGCCTACAAGCAACAATTGCTCGAACTCGAGCGCGAGCTCAACGAACGCCGCGCGCGCTTCGATCAGCATGGCCGCGGCGGGGTGCCGGCGGACTTCGAAGACCAGGCCACCGCGCGCGAAAACGATGAAGTGGTGGAATCTCTGGGCGAACAGGCGACCGCCGAACTGGCGCAGGTCAAGGCGGCCTTGACGCGCATCGAACTCGGCAGCTACGGCACCTGTGTGCGTTGTGGCGAGGCGATTGCAGAAGCGAGATTGCGCGCGGTGCCGTTTGCCGTAGCCTGCGCCAGCTGCGGATGAGATCGGCCGGGGTGCGATTGAATTCGCACCCCGGATCTTGACGATACGCCGCCGGCGCGCGGCGATGCCATAGTCCCTCAGAACACCTGCTTCTTCAGCGCCGCCATGTCCAGGATGGCGCGCGATTCCTTCTGCTTGGCCAGATGCTCGTCGTGGATGTAGCCGTATTCCTCGAGAATGCCGTAGGCATCCTTGGCGTAGGGGCCATGAGGGTCGGACTGGATAGACGCGGCCATCAGCATTTCCAGCTCCGGCACGGCCGGCTCCGGCTCGCTGGTGCGCAGCGCAATCACGCCGAGCTTGTAGTAGATCTCGCCGCGCTCGGCGGCCGAGGCCTTGGGGTGGGCTTTCAGCCAAGTGCGCATGACGCGCGCCGCGACCAGGTCTTCGACCGCGCGCAGCCGGTTGCCGGGCGCGAGGGTCAGGCGCGTGGCCTGGTCGAATATCTCGCGGGCGCGGGCGAGGTCCGGTGCGCCATTCATGGTCGGCGCGAGTTCGACCAGGGTATTGCGCCAATGCTCGAGGCGGTGGGCGATGAAGTAGGGCAGGTCCTTGCGCGCGCGGTAGCCGTCGAGGAATTTCACCACGCGATCGTTGGATTCGCCGGTCGAGATCGCAAGGCGCAGGTAGCGCAGCATGATGCCGCGATAGTCG
Protein-coding regions in this window:
- a CDS encoding TraR/DksA family transcriptional regulator — protein: MTDFSAYKQQLLELERELNERRARFDQHGRGGVPADFEDQATARENDEVVESLGEQATAELAQVKAALTRIELGSYGTCVRCGEAIAEARLRAVPFAVACASCG
- a CDS encoding CBS domain-containing protein, with the translated sequence MLTAINVVSLCVNKLQAVRVSANAKASMTQSLVHTLVKDCMTSTVIAVSPYDTLARAYELLMANRIRRLPVLEGERLVGIITLSDLLEVKQSDPAHRHSLQEIAQELARLVVSTVMRAKPICIYDNDTVGHAAELMLENKIGGLPVIDANERLVGVLTESNLFQLLARQWRDDNLIFSGVVPRG
- a CDS encoding heavy metal translocating P-type ATPase; its protein translation is MNAPLAASLTALSAPAASAATCFHCGEPIAAGVDWQVELDGRLVALCCPGCAAATSAIRDFGLGDYYRHRDSFAPRPQQDELPGDRYQVYDDADMLARFAKVEGAVASADLTLAGMSCAACAWLLESRLAHAPGVDRFEVHFASRRASVRWRVADTGLSRILDAVASLGYDARPFTPDARRAQIEAETGSLLRALGVAALFGMQVMMIAFAFYTGGIEPDMQRFLRWTSLVMSVPVVGYCALPFYRTAWAAVRAGGLVMEVPVALAILLAFAGSVWNTVLDQDAVYFDSVSMFVSLLLASRYLEMRARAVASGRLEAFTALVPDGACRIRRDADGEHFETVPAMRLAPGETVLVRAGETIPADGVVSAGDSAVDESILTGEALPQVRGPGSRVLGGSVNLESVLRVEVTAVAAESFAGHLAQLVRAAAEARPAGVELSQRAARWFVAAVLLVSVATAVFWWQHDTSRWFSITLAVLVVSCPCALAIAVPAALAAAHASLLGEGIAVLDGRALERLAAVSHCLFDKTGTLTVGQLALRDIECYGGVERGDALKLACALAQGSNHPIARALRAVPEAGGVQAVTHHESVTGAGMGGRLAGAHLALGSAAYMASLGVALPSPHAEQEQPGKEAWLARDGQCLARLEFDDRLRDDAQDLFTWLRGHHYATAIVSGDRAPVVEALARACGVKDFQAARTPADKQAEVARLQGQGAVVLMVGDGVNDAPVLAQADVSIAMADSAASARQQASVLLLTPQLSSVSRVLEVARRARRIMRENLWWAVLYNVIALPLAAAGWLAPWAAALGMSVSSLVVVLNALRLVRR
- a CDS encoding sulfite exporter TauE/SafE family protein, with product MNSGTALDLMVAFNLGLASQVHCVGMCGGIVAALNVATAPRGAVTPLRYALAYNGGRILSYALAGALLGAVGGSALTLFDRELGYRALRYAAGAILVLNGLALAGWLPRGALFEGLGLRVWRHLQKLGRGLMPINSTPRALAFGMVWGWLPCALVYSTLMLALASASPWRASAIMVAFGLGTLPALLASFWLGSRAGALFRGRLLRLCAALLLIGAGLVTPFIDSLLPSLHAGHAGHSGHDAPVPHESPMPGMDPAAPMDHSQHMHHHSPAASP
- the ccoS gene encoding cbb3-type cytochrome oxidase assembly protein CcoS; the encoded protein is MEIIYLLIPVSAVLVIVIVAGFLWAARSGQFDDLERRGRDILHDDDGPSSTHDK